CCTCTGGCACCTCTGGAGTCTGAGGTATCCTTGTGTGACCCGCTGCACGTCTGGTTCAAAGACGCCCCCAGCGTCCCTGTCCCCTACCAACCCGCAGAGTGTGATGGCAGCCGCCGAGGCAGGACCGCAGACCCAGGTAAGTGCCTCGTGGTCCCGGGTCTACCAGAACGCCAGAGCGCTGGGAGGGAGCCCTGGGGTCATCAGCCTGCGGGGCAGGGCGGGATCCTAGACTGTGTGGCACCGCAGCTCTGTCTTGGGCCACTGGATTCTCCTGTCTGACAGTCTGTGCTGGAAGTCTGTCCGACCCGCTTAGACGGAGCGAGCTTCCTAAGGTTTGCAGGCAGGCCTGAGCTCTGAGACTTCACTCACTAAGTGGGAAAGGGCTCGCTCGGTGCAACTTAACGCACGCAGCTGAGCTCGATGTGTGAAGATGCCGCCGATGGCTACGGATTTATAACAGGAGAGACTTTGGTTCAGCCCTCCTGGATGAATCGAGTGTTGTGGGTGGAGACAaggagaaaactttttttttttttttttttttttttttttttttttttttggttttttcgagacagggtttctctgtgtagtcctggctgtcttggaactcactctgtagaccaggctggcctcgaactcagaaatccgcctgcctctgcctcccaagtgctgggattaaaggcgtccgccaccaccgcccggcaaggagAAACCTTTAATTCTGTGTGCAAATGCAGGGGCTGGTGTGGTGGActacagagatggagagaaaagatctctctctttctctctttctttccttctttctttctttttctttctttgttacggtgaaaaaaaaagtgtctattTAGAATTAGCCATCTGGACTCAGTTCAGATGATGCCAGTCTTGCTGGCACCATCTAGAGCATCATAACCAGGAGCCGTGCGAGCATGCGCCTTCTTCCCTCCATCAGGCCTTCTCCGCGTCCTATCGCCGCCTGTTTGGTCTGATGTTTGCTGGCCTTGACATCCACAATGAACCCAAGCCTGTCGTCCTCTATTTTCTTCATGGCTGACCCCGTGGTCAGTGGGAATTTGATAATAGCATGGTGGTCAAGCTTGTTTCTCCCGGGTGCAGTCTTCCGAGAGTCTTTGGAGCCGCAGGGTCGTGGGCCGCCAAAGGTGCGGATCTTTTTGTGGCTCCGGAGGCCTGAAGGCCTTCTTAGCTTCCAAGGTCGTCGTTAGGCTTCGGCTTTGGGAGGAGCCGGAGCTTCCTTCGATCTCGGTGGCGCCATTTTGGCGAAAAGGGCCAGATCCGATTTCATGACGGAAATCTGTCAAGGATTTTACTGGCAGGACACTCCCTTGGGCCCAATGCAGCAAATAAAGATAAAAGGACTATTCGAGTTTTTTCTGATCTTTGGGAAGGATGGCGGTTTGAGAGTTTGTGCTGCAGCAACTTCACAGATTGAGATCAGTTTGTCCTTGGCGAAGCTAGAGTATCAGAATTAGAGTGTCTGAGGGCAGCTTGCTCGTTCACTTCTGGAGTTCTGGGCAAGGGTGTGAGCTGAGGATAAATAAGGGAGGTTACTAGGCACCAGTACCAATAGAAAGCCTGGGCTGATATTCGGGAAGAATATTAGAGTTCCATTAGACCCGTGTGGTGGTAACCACCATTAATCCtagcccttggaaggcagaggcaggaggctcactgTGCGTTTGAGCGGCCAGGGCTATGCAAACAGACCTTGTCtctgaaaaacagaacaaacaaaaagtggGATCTGAGGAGACAGATGGACCTGGGGTTAGGAATGCTTTCATTGGGTCGAGTTATGTTCAGGGTTTGAAGTTTATAATTAAAGAGTAGGATTCTGGACTGTCGACTTTATCAAATAAAAAGGTATTTATTTCAACAGGATCTGGTCAAGATCCATACCCAAACAGTGGCAATAAAAACAGAATCGCTGGGCTTGGGTGCCCAAACCTTTAACCTCACTACTCTGATCTCAgtagcaggctgatctctgtaagTCAAGGATAGCTATGTATGCATAATGAGATTCTCTcgatggatatgtgtgtgtgtgtatgtatatatatatatatgtgtatatatatatatatatatatatatatatatatatatacacacacatacatttttgtgGGCATAGCATTGTTAAAAGTACCTAACAATTGCTTAAAACCATATGCAGTGTTTGATTAAAGCCTAATGTGTTGTTTATCACATTTGTCTGTGACCCCTATCCTTGAGACTAGATCactctgtatgtagccctggcttatCCAAAACTCCCTAcgtggaccaggctagcctctaatttACAGAGTCtcgcctgcctcagcttcttgaatgttgggattaaaggctgtgccactatgcctgctgTAAGTCTTCActaaatatagtaaataaatatatgtaaataaagtgATATATTCTGAGAGCATATATAAGTATTTATGctgacatttgtttgtttgttttgagacagagttgtactatgtagacaaggctggcctggaactcactatgtagacaaggctggcctcaaattcatacacctgcctctgcctcccaagtgctgagattaaaggcatacattaTCACACATTGGGCTAAAACACTTCAAAGAATGAATTATGTGTATAAGAAGCACCTTTCTTTAGTAGTTCACACATTAAACTGAGTATAATATTCATACATGCATgggtatctttctttctttcttttgtttgtttgtttgtttgtttgttttttttttatgagacttgattttactatgtagcccgactggctttgaactcactactCACTGTGGTTAGCAGGCTGCCCTCAGAGTCAAAGATATGCCTGCCTGTTTCTtcccaatgctggaattaaagatgcaCACCTCTTCACCAGGCAACATGGGTAACATTCTTCTCCTTGTGTTCTGATAGACAAGACTGAGAATATTGCTTCCTTGCCCAAGAGGACACAGGAAGAGATCTCCTTGAGGACTGGGATGCAGGTGGCAGTTGGGTATACCTTACTGTAAATATGAGAGAGGGCTTAGGTGAGCCTTGGGGATACCAACACCATAGCTTGTTACTCGGAGCTTTATTTCCCAGGTTCCTCTTGGTTCCATGACACCTACCAGTGAAGAAGGGGTAAGTGGACCATGGCTTGTTTCATGCCCATGTTAGTGATCTCTGAGATTGTAATGCCTTGGGACTTTGCTTGCCACTCTATTTTTTATATACTTGCCAGGGAAGATGATTACTGAAAATAAGGTCCCTGAGTCCACATCAGGGATTATATGGAGAGGtcctgtcttagagtttctattgctacagtgaaacaccatgaccaaaataggagttgggggagaaagggtttatttggcttttactttcattttgctattcaaaggaagtcaagacaggcaCTCAgacaagacaggaacctggaggcaggagctgaagcagaggccatggcgtggtactgtttactggcttacttcccctCTCTTGCTTGGCCTGCTTCCTCATAGAACCTAGGACTGGCAGTTCAGGGATGGAACTATTCAAGTTTTGCTGGGCCCTCTCTCATCAATCCCTCTGTAATGCCTTACAGCTGAGTCTTATGGAGCcatcttctcaactgaggttcctttcTTTCAGATAGCTTCAGTTTTTTATCAAGGTGACGTAAGACTAACCGGCATAGGTTTCCACTATGGCAGCACTGTCTTAAAATTCACAGGCATTGAAGTTCCAGGGATGACCATTACAGAAAGCCTGTAACTGAGATGGGTTGACGATGCTCAGAAATCCTCAGGTGTGCATGCTCTTTGTTGGAATTAGACAGGGAATATGTCGCTCAGTAGCTAAGCACCCGGGGTTGAATGCTAAGTGGAAATACAGGTGCAGTGAAGAAAGAGTAAAGTGTATGGTTGAGAGTATGCATACGTGGCCACCAAGCCCATGTGCCTTTGCAACATGGAGTGGCACAAATGGTCATATGTGTTAAGATCATCTATAGAAATAATTCACATCCATGTGAATTATTTGGTAGAAACAGGGGGCTTTAAATGTTGGAATAAAAGAATAGATGGACTTCTTCTGTCCACCTACCTGCTGTGTTAGGTTGTTGAACACAGTGGTCAAAGAAACCTTGAGAGATTGGATTTCAGTAGCTTCAGAGCTTAGTAGCATCTGCGGAAGTAAGCTAAGTGGGAATGGCTGTCTTGGAGATGACTGGAGTGCCACAGGAGGTGGTTTCTTGTGAACTCAGATATCCTCATTGTGGCAGGACCGGGTGGAATTTAAGGACGTGGCTATCAACTTCTCGGAAGAAGAATGGACACTTCTTGATGACTCTCAGAGGCTCCTGTACTGCAGTGTGATGACGGAGATCTTTGACCTCATGGCCTCATTGGGTAAGAGCATCCCATCTTGTCAGGACAAGTCTGTGGTGGGTGTAGCTTCTTCTCTACAGAGGGATGTGTTTTCCCAAAGCTGTGCCATGTTTGGTGAATCATTTCCCATTTCCAAACCATCCTGGAGTACAGAATACTGGTGATAATCCTGGGCTTAAAAcaatactctttctctctctctctctctctctctctctctctctctctctctctctctctctctctgtactgaAAGGTACATAGAAAGCAGTATAGGATAAGTAGCCATATAGTGAGCATAATAAAGGTCAACTTGATGGCTCTCGGTGACACTGTGACTACATGACATCCCTGTTTCCTGGTACAGCTTTCTTCCTCTAAGTGGCATGCATTGGATATGCCTGTGGCAGTTTGCATTATGTGATCATGGTTTGATGGGTTTTCCCTGTAAGACACTCCTCTAGGAACACTAGTTTTCTTTCCTATGGATCAACATGCTTTTACATCACTGTTTTTAGTATGCAGTGTTCACTTGTCTTATTTTTGACTTTAGAACTCATACCTCCTGGGGTCTGTGACATCACTCAGCTGGAGTCTTCAGGAGGTCCCTTTACCCCTACACTGAGATTCAAGGCTTCAGGTATGTGGGACAGGTACTTGGAGGGTGTTGCTATTGTATGCACTCTGGAGAGGTTCGTACGAAGTATATTTCTACTGGCTCTGGTGGTTTGGTGCCAAGGCAAAGGATAACGGCAGATTCCATCTCTGGTCTCCCTGTTATTCTGAACCAAAGCTGTTCATCATGTACCCATCTTTGCACTACTGAAGCACGGTGTTTCCTTTATTGTACTGTTAGTGCGCGGTATATCCTGAGCATCCTTAAGCATGGGTTCTTTGGTTACCATGTCTTATGGAGGTAGACAGCCTTCTGCACTGTGTCCTGTATCTCCAGCAGGGGAGGCTTGTAGAAAGCCATTTGCTGAGGAGTGTGCTATGGTCTACCCCACTCCTCCATGTGCTCTGCTTCTGGTTTTTGTTCTTACTGCCCCTAAGGTCCCTAGAGACTATAAGCTTGACAATTTCAACATGGTAATGGGCCCTTACGACCCTGACGTAGCCCCTTGTTCTGTGAAAAAATCTCAGAACACTGTTAGCAATATGTGCTGTCTGTCACCCCACAGCTTCCATGATGTTCATGAGTATTTCTCTGTGTTCAGGATGTTGGAACAGAGAGATGTCACCCATTGAGCGGAACACTTCTCCTGAGGAAGGGATTGATCCAACCACGCTTGAACGGCAAAAGCAGAGATGTGCTAAGAAACCCCTACAAAGGAAACAGGTCAGGATTCCAGCTATGAAGACTGGCAGAAGTGACCCTCCAGAGAAGACATCACAAAGCACAGACCATGTGATGGATTTCCAGGACTCAAGTCTTCTTGGGTCTCAGGTGACTCCCAGCACTGGGCAGCCACACAGAAGCTCTGAGAATGCAGAGTCCATTCATTCTGAGGATGGAAACCACAGATGCAGTGACTGTGGCAAAACTTTTAGTCATAAGTTCGGGCTTATCCGACACCAgaaaatacacactggagaaagGCCTTTTAAGTGCCGTGAATGTGGGAGAGCCTTCCGGCAAAATGCCCATCTCATTGTGCACTTGAGAATCCACACTggagaaaagcattttaaatgtaGCGAATGTGGAAAAGCTTTCCGTTATAAAAGCTCTCTCACTCACCATTTGAACACCCACAATGGAGAAATGCCTTATAAGTGTAGCAAATGTGGGAAATTATACAGGAACAAGTCCAGCTTGGTGTGCCATTATAGAGTCCATACCGGGGAAAAGCCCTTTGAGTGCACTGTATGTGGAGAATCATATAAGAACAGAGACAGCCTTGCAAGTCATTATCGATTTCATACTGGTGAAAAGCCCTATACATGCTTTCAATGTGGGAAGTCATTTAAGGAAAAATCCAGCCTTTTTTATCATGGCCGTGCGCACAATGGGGACAGGCCTTTCCAGTGTAGCAATTGTGGAAAGTGTTTCATCCAAAAATCTCACCTTGTGAAACACCAAAAAGTACACAACAAGCCCTTCGTGTGCAGTGAGTGTGGGAAAGTCTTCACTTCAGGTTACAGCCTCGTTCGACATAAGAGAGTTCACGACACAAGAAAGCAATATGAATGCACGGAATGTAACAAAGTGTACTGCCATAGCTCTGGCCTCTATAAACATCGCAAGGTTCACAGCAGATAGGTGGCCACCGAGAGCAAAAAATGTCCAAAGTCTAATTCAAACACTTGGAaattcactggaaaaaaaaaaaaaaaacatgaacatttCAAATGTGGAGGACATGGTGAGATccttgtcagagaagcttcttgctgATAGTTAACTCAGACAGCCACAGCTGGACGGGGCGCAGAGTGTGAGCGACTTACTTTAGAATGCTCAgccctggccgggcagtggtggcgcacgcctgtaatcccagcacttgggaggcagaggcaggcggatttctgagtttgaggccagcctggtctacagagtgagttccaggacagccagggctacacagagaaaccctgtctcgaaaaaccaaaaaaaaaaaaaaaaaaaaaaaaaaaaaaaccaaaaaaaaaacaaaacaaaacaaacaaaaaaaaactgctcAGCCCTAAATATTATGTCTTCTTCAAACCTTCCCATCAAGGCGCAGGGtgagagaaggcagaaaaatTGTATAAGCCAGAGCTGCTGGATGACTCCCACGAAAGAGTAACGTCTGTTAACACACATCAGGACTGCTAGAAACGGAAGTCACAGAGACGCAGCACAGACAAGACACCTTCAGACCAGACAGAATCCTTGTACTGAGAGGGGAAGTGCACACAAATACCCCTTCTAGCCAAGAAGCCATTGATTACCCAGGTTTTCTTCAGTGAACTGTCACTGGGTATATGAACCACACTCTTGGAGAGGCCCTATGCCCAGGAGTAGCTGACCAGCggattggttttgttgtttagttttagGATTTTGTTTTTCGGACAAAGTAAAACCATTAAGTTGAATGGGTAGGGAGGTGAGAAGAGTCTGGGAGGAgtcaggaagggaaagaatatgatcaaactaCACTGTATGaacaatgtttaaataaaaaagatacatTGTTTACATATGTGAAATTTCCAAGGAATTAATTTAAAAGGTGTCTTTATTTACTACATGTCTATGagcttttgcctgcatgtgtgtatggacaTCCAGTGCATGCCtggatggtgctggagaaagtTGCCAAGGTTGTTAGATGCCCTGCAAGTGgaagtacatacatacacttggAAACCACTGTGTTCTTGGAgtgaaacccaggtcctttgctaGAAACCAagtaatcttaaccactgagccatctctccagccccatcatacACATTTCCTTGAAGGACatatgctttcaaattttgtgcTTATTTAGTTTTGGTCATTTCTTTGTGTGGGGGccgttttggtttggtttttttcaagacacggtttcctctgtgtagccctgcctgtcctggactTGTTTGTGTAGACTACACTgtccttgaactcggagatccacctacctctgcctccagggtgctgagattaaaggcacaacaccacacccagctatgtgggctaatttttaaaaactagtttcATATTATTGTTATGAAACTTTTTTCTCTGCTTATGTTATTTTGATACAAGTTTTCAGTGTGTAGTCCTTGCTGCCCCGGAGCTCTCTGTGTacactaggctgacctcaaaacttaagagattcacctgcctctacctccaagtactcggattaaaggtgtgagcttcCATTTGCTGTCTTTACAACTTGATGCTCATATCATACCTCAGTCCCCTGAGCACTGGGGTTGTCTGTGCACCAACATGCCCAGCTGTTTTCAATTCTCAAAACTACAGTGATCTGTCAAGGGCTTAAGCATTTCCTTTTGTGATTCATGGTTATTTCTCTAACCTTGAAACTAAAATGGGTCTTCTCTGACTCATTTACAAGACAACAGTGGAACTTCCAGTTTCCGGGGGCATTGTGTATCAAAAGAGTAGGTAAGAACTTGCTAACACCAACAGCAAAATTCAGAGCTGAAGATGAATTTGATTACATTATATATCTTCTTTAATGTAGTTTCAAAGGATGTGTGCAAAAACTGATTTGCTATTTTACTTGAGTAATACTTCAAATATATGGTATTAAAAAGTCTGCATGAAGTAGAAGGTAGATTTGTCagatgtatatgtacacatatatatgtatatgatatatatcatacacataatGATGTCAAAACTGCAGAATaactggctcagtgggtagagtgcttgcattGCATACACCTAGCCATAGGTTTGAACCACAGTACAACACCAAACAAGctgatgcatttatttttctaaagaccTGAGGtcaagttcccagcaccacatggtaacTCTAGGCAATCTGTAACTTCAGCCTCAGGATATCTCATGCCCTCTTGAATCCACAGAAGCACATGTTCAGATAGAATACTCACTTAAAAGAATAGTTCCCCCCAGAAAAGATAGTATAAGATGATAAACTTATGTTCAACTCAACCAAATTCATAAACACctaataataaagaagaaagaaataatcagATAATTTAGCCAAGTATATGAGCAACCAAGGAAACTACCaggatttccaaatatttttcagTAAATACCCTACTCATCAATAGTCTGAACACTCTACAAGACAAATGATAGCTGATTGGTTTTTAAACAACACACAGTTAAGTTGTTTGTGTAATTAATAGGCTCACTGGTAAAGAGAGTCAAATAAAATGGTGTAAGTAGATACGCCAAGCAAGTGGAAAGTAAAACCAGACATAGGGATACTTGTAACTGGCAAGTTAGACTTTGACCCCAAATTCAAATAGATAAGGCAGGTCACAACATATATTCCCTATATTAGTATGTAAAGGAATAATCTGTTAAGAACTTAGTACGATGAGTATCTATGCACCAAATATTAAgatatataatttcataaataaTGCTAACCACGAAAAGACAATGCAAGCCAGATATATTAATAGTGATTTCAATACATCACTGTTACCAAAAGATCTGCAATCCAGATTTTAAGAATTCAGGAGGAAAATGCAGAGTTAAATCATACCAGACATCAAAAGGACTTAGCAGAAATCTCCAGAATATTTTATACAATGaggaatatacattcttctcagcagctcatggaACATTCTGTAAATTAAATCATGCTGTAGGCATTAAATAATGTCTTTCCAgccagccaggcagtgatggcgcacacctttaatcccagcacttgggaggcagaggcaggcggatttctgagttcgaggccagcctggtctacagagtgagttccaggacagccagggctatacagagaaaccctgtctcggaaaaaaaaacaaaaaataaaaaaataaaataaaatgtctttccaAGTACAAAAGAATCAAGATCATCTCTTATTCCTGATCATATTATAACTGATTGGAAATGGGGGTTGGAGGAATAGCTCAGAATaaaaaaagcactggctgttctttcagagaacccacgttcagttcctagcacccaaatggcagctcacaactatctgtaactccagttctagaagatTCAACACctttacacatgcatgcagacaaaacaccggtacatatgaaataaaaacaaagaaattaagaagtaATGGAATAAAACTGGATATCAACAGAAAAAAACTACAGAAACTATACAAGGAAAAGACATTTTGACCAGTACCCTGAAGAAATCAATGGGTCATTAAAACATTCAGGGGGGAAAATAAACTCTTGAACAAAGGCACAACTTATCAGGACATTCAACGTATACTAGACCCAGTTCTAAAGGAGAGCTGGCAGTAGTGAGTGCTACATTAGTTACCTTTCTTGTTACAGTGGAAGAATACTTGCAGTACCATCTTAGGAGACCTGAGGCTTATTTTGGCCTATGTATGGTTCAGGGTTTAGAATCCTTGACAGGAAAGGAAACAATGCAAAGACAACCCTTtatgcacacacaaattaattaaatttaaaaactgtctaCTAGAGAACTCTGAGACACGATAAACACTTTCATCAAATTACCTAGATAggccggggcggtggtggcgcacgcctgtaatcccagcacttgggaggcagaggcaggcaggtttctgagttcgaggccagcctggtctacagagtgagttccaggacagccaagggctacacagagaaaccctgtctcggaaaaaaaaaaattacctagaGAGATCCTTGACCTAGGAAGATCTAAGAGATGGGGACTTACTGTGCTTCATAGCTGGGTGAAACCATTGATACTTTCGCTCCCTCAGCAGCCTTCAAGTACCTTATGTAACTCTAAAAAGCCAGTCTGCTGgaaggaaaattttttttaaatcttgcaaTCAAGGGTGTGTTATCTTCAGCAAAAGTGTCTTATTCTCTGATTCTGATGGGTAACCAAGAGGGGTGGCAGAAGCTTCTAACTTTTAGACGCCTCTGGGTCTTCCCTGTCCAACAACTCCTAAGGAAATATCTCACTTTGGCTATTGGGACTTTTGTTTAATGACCCCCAGCTTCTAGTAGGCAAGA
This genomic stretch from Arvicanthis niloticus isolate mArvNil1 chromosome 30, mArvNil1.pat.X, whole genome shotgun sequence harbors:
- the LOC143440577 gene encoding uncharacterized protein LOC143440577; this translates as MDASMVANVLGGTFSCRQKSLLNVSWWSLQFHNRRVITLSSLGSEVAQGAEPCPLAPLESEVSLCDPLHVWFKDAPSVPVPYQPAECDGSRRGRTADPVFRESLEPQGRGPPKDRVEFKDVAINFSEEEWTLLDDSQRLLYCSVMTEIFDLMASLELIPPGVCDITQLESSGGPFTPTLRFKASGCWNREMSPIERNTSPEEGIDPTTLERQKQRCAKKPLQRKQVRIPAMKTGRSDPPEKTSQSTDHVMDFQDSSLLGSQVTPSTGQPHRSSENAESIHSEDGNHRCSDCGKTFSHKFGLIRHQKIHTGERPFKCRECGRAFRQNAHLIVHLRIHTGEKHFKCSECGKAFRYKTSLVCHYRVHTGEKPFECTVCGESYKNRDSLASHYRFHTGEKPYTCFQCGKSFKEKSSLFYHGRAHNGDRPFQCSNCGKCFIQKSHLVKHQKVHNKPFVCSECGKVFTSGYSLVRHKRVHDTRKQYECTECNKVYCHSSGLYKHRKVHSR